A single region of the Actinoplanes sp. SE50/110 genome encodes:
- a CDS encoding hemolysin family protein has translation MNSASTLPELQLIIIAVGLVLLAGLASMTDAALATVSAARSSELAREGQRGAGALTAVASDVVRYVNLLLLIRLLCELSATTLVALVAVDNWGIGWSAALVTAGAMTLVSFVVVGVAPRTVGRQHAYAVGRAAAPLVRWLGRVLNPLASLLILIGNAVTPGRGFPEGPFGSQVELRELVDLAEQRGVVEHGEREMIHSVFALGDTIAREVMVPRTEMVWIEAPKTLQQALYLFLRSGFSRIPVIGESVDDVLGVLYLKDVIRRTQNGDPAAAAQAVADAMRAATFVPESKPVDDLLSEMQAARNHLVIVVDEYGGTAGLVTIEDILEEIVGEITDEYDVERPPIEHLDDGAVRVAARLPIEDLGDVFGVELPTDEVETVGGLLAQTLGRVPIPGAQADVGGLHLIAEGTAGRRNRIDSVLVRRVPPVTPTDDNDENVTENEERLPADA, from the coding sequence GTGAATTCCGCCTCGACCCTGCCCGAACTGCAACTGATCATCATCGCGGTCGGGCTGGTCCTGCTGGCCGGTCTCGCCTCGATGACCGACGCGGCGCTGGCCACGGTCTCCGCGGCCCGGTCGTCCGAGCTGGCCCGGGAGGGTCAGCGCGGGGCCGGCGCGCTGACCGCGGTCGCCTCCGACGTGGTCCGCTACGTCAACCTGCTGCTGCTGATCCGGCTGCTCTGCGAGCTGTCGGCCACCACCCTGGTGGCGCTGGTGGCGGTGGACAACTGGGGGATCGGCTGGTCCGCGGCGCTGGTCACGGCCGGGGCGATGACCCTGGTCAGCTTCGTGGTGGTGGGTGTCGCGCCGCGCACGGTGGGCCGCCAGCACGCGTACGCCGTGGGCCGGGCCGCCGCGCCGCTGGTCCGCTGGCTGGGCCGGGTGCTGAATCCGCTCGCCTCGCTGCTGATCCTGATCGGCAATGCGGTCACCCCGGGCCGCGGTTTCCCGGAGGGCCCGTTCGGCAGCCAGGTGGAGCTGCGCGAGCTGGTCGACCTGGCCGAGCAGCGCGGCGTGGTGGAACACGGCGAGCGCGAGATGATCCATTCGGTGTTCGCGCTGGGCGACACGATCGCCCGTGAGGTGATGGTGCCGCGCACCGAGATGGTGTGGATCGAGGCGCCGAAGACGTTGCAGCAGGCGCTCTACCTGTTCCTGCGGTCCGGGTTCTCCCGGATCCCGGTGATCGGCGAGAGCGTCGACGACGTGCTGGGCGTGCTCTATCTCAAGGATGTGATCCGCCGCACGCAGAACGGCGATCCGGCGGCGGCCGCGCAGGCGGTGGCCGACGCGATGCGCGCGGCGACCTTCGTGCCCGAGTCGAAGCCGGTCGACGACCTGCTGTCGGAGATGCAGGCGGCCCGCAACCACCTGGTCATCGTGGTCGACGAGTACGGTGGCACGGCCGGTCTGGTGACGATCGAGGACATCCTGGAGGAGATCGTCGGCGAGATCACCGACGAGTACGACGTGGAGCGCCCGCCGATCGAGCATCTGGACGACGGCGCGGTCCGGGTCGCGGCCCGGCTGCCGATCGAGGATCTGGGCGACGTGTTCGGCGTGGAGCTGCCCACCGACGAGGTGGAGACGGTCGGCGGCCTGCTCGCGCAGACGCTGGGCCGGGTGCCGATCCCGGGCGCCCAGGCCGACGTCGGCGGCCTGCACCTGATCGCCGAGGGCACCGCCGGCCGGCGGAACCGGATCGACTCGGTGCTGGTGCGCCGGGTCCCGCCGGTCACGCCGACCGATGACAACGACGAGAACGTAACCGAGAACGAGGAAAGACTTCCCGCTGATGCCTGA